In Candidatus Promineifilum breve, one genomic interval encodes:
- a CDS encoding tetratricopeptide repeat protein, giving the protein MIINRKPPRYPRRGPSCLLVIFITFGIAVSLYVIQNAEEVRTAIMPTATSEPTRSATELAVLAEMSRRDGANTEAIAFYDQAVELDPMNVEFYIRAVELLVREGQSERAVERAEQATILAPENDAVWTAAASAYLAEGNRLGDLGDQNAANLQYANAAQAARQAININPNNAAALAYAAGGTILQGDPEKYEQAQLFADDAVRLAPDSPIARYYMATVFTYQGRYTEAMEQYQLGLEADPTDPNLHIGLAYNYYGTGSIPDALLSFEDAITVDPDNAEAFDGRAYMYLQLGDDSLAEQNALEAVRINPNMARAQGRLGEAFFRQNNYLEAIEALEKAVGMYGRATDLNARFFNMLAAAYIRADLNNCTLAVPLFEQVLDATANELLVQAADEGLVECRRASLGAP; this is encoded by the coding sequence ATGATAATCAACCGCAAACCACCTCGTTACCCGCGCCGCGGCCCGTCTTGCCTGCTGGTGATCTTCATTACCTTCGGCATCGCCGTCAGCCTCTACGTCATCCAGAATGCCGAAGAGGTGCGCACGGCGATCATGCCCACGGCCACGTCGGAGCCGACGCGCTCGGCCACCGAATTGGCCGTGCTGGCCGAAATGAGCCGCCGCGACGGAGCCAATACCGAGGCCATCGCCTTCTATGACCAGGCCGTCGAACTCGACCCGATGAACGTTGAGTTCTACATCCGTGCCGTCGAACTGCTGGTGCGCGAGGGGCAATCGGAGCGGGCGGTGGAGCGGGCCGAGCAGGCGACGATTTTGGCCCCGGAGAACGACGCGGTGTGGACGGCGGCGGCCTCGGCCTATCTGGCCGAAGGCAACCGCCTGGGCGATCTGGGCGACCAGAACGCGGCCAACCTGCAATACGCCAACGCCGCCCAGGCCGCGCGGCAGGCGATCAACATCAACCCCAACAACGCCGCGGCGCTGGCCTATGCCGCCGGCGGCACGATTTTGCAGGGCGACCCGGAGAAGTATGAGCAGGCGCAGCTCTTCGCCGACGATGCCGTGCGCCTGGCACCCGACAGCCCCATTGCCCGCTATTACATGGCGACCGTGTTCACCTATCAAGGCCGCTATACCGAGGCGATGGAACAGTACCAACTGGGGCTGGAAGCCGACCCGACCGATCCCAACCTCCACATCGGCCTGGCCTATAACTATTACGGCACGGGCAGTATCCCCGATGCGCTGTTGAGTTTCGAGGACGCCATCACCGTTGATCCCGATAATGCCGAGGCGTTCGACGGCCGGGCCTATATGTACCTGCAACTGGGCGATGATTCGCTGGCCGAGCAGAACGCGCTGGAGGCCGTGCGGATCAATCCCAACATGGCCCGCGCCCAGGGCCGCTTGGGCGAAGCCTTCTTCCGGCAAAACAACTATCTGGAAGCCATCGAGGCGCTGGAGAAGGCCGTCGGCATGTATGGCCGGGCCACCGATCTGAACGCGCGCTTCTTCAACATGCTGGCCGCGGCCTACATTCGCGCCGATCTGAACAACTGCACGCTGGCCGTGCCCCTCTTCGAGCAAGTGCTCGACGCCACGGCCAATGAACTGCTCGTCCAGGCCGCCGATGAGGGGCTGGTAGAGTGCCGCCGCGCTTCCTTGGGAGCGCCGTAA
- a CDS encoding MoaD/ThiS family protein, producing the protein MVSVTVRLYGSLRRYRPSDAGGAPHQPFVAVLPPGATVETLGRALSLPDGLISAAAINDEAVEVTAPLADGDRVALFPPSAGGQG; encoded by the coding sequence ATGGTGAGCGTCACCGTGCGGTTATACGGCTCATTGCGGCGCTACCGGCCAAGCGACGCCGGCGGCGCGCCCCACCAGCCGTTTGTCGCCGTCCTGCCGCCGGGGGCCACGGTCGAAACGCTCGGCCGCGCCCTGAGTCTGCCCGATGGCCTGATCAGCGCCGCCGCGATCAATGACGAGGCGGTGGAAGTGACCGCCCCCCTGGCCGATGGCGATCGCGTCGCTTTGTTTCCGCCATCGGCTGGTGGGCAGGGCTAA
- the groL gene encoding chaperonin GroEL (60 kDa chaperone family; promotes refolding of misfolded polypeptides especially under stressful conditions; forms two stacked rings of heptamers to form a barrel-shaped 14mer; ends can be capped by GroES; misfolded proteins enter the barrel where they are refolded when GroES binds) → MSKQLVFSDDARRKLKRGIDTVATAVSTTLGPKGRNVALDKKFGAPTITHDGVTVAKEIELEDPYENMGAQLFKEAAIKTNDIAGDGTTTATVLAQHMVHEGLKNVAAGANPMLLKQGIEIGTQALANKIRSMAISIDSHDEIASVASISAQDPEIGKLIATVMDKVGNNGVVTVEESKLLEFETEYVEGMQFDRGYISPYFVTDAEHMEAVIEDAYILIHDKKISSAQDIIPVLEKLVQIGRKNLVIIAEDVDGEALATLVLNKLRGMINALAIKAPGFGDRRKAMLHDIATLTGGQLITEEMGRKLESVQIGDLGRAGKVVSSKDDTTIVDGKGDEKQIAGRVEQIKVEINNSTSDYDKEKLQERLAKLSGGVAIIRVGAATEVELKEKKHRVEDALSATRAAVEEGIVPGGGVALLNALPALDDVKTPAGDITTGVNILRVALEAPMRKIAENAGMNGDVIIQNVRRLQEEKGDPQLGYNVMTGEYLNMVKAGIIDPAKVTRGALENAASIAAMILTTEALITDLPEDKKSPSMPPGGGMGDMDF, encoded by the coding sequence ATGTCGAAGCAACTCGTTTTTTCAGATGACGCTCGCCGCAAGCTCAAGCGCGGCATCGACACGGTCGCCACGGCCGTATCCACCACCCTCGGCCCCAAGGGGCGCAACGTCGCCCTCGATAAGAAGTTCGGCGCGCCGACCATCACCCACGACGGCGTGACGGTGGCCAAGGAAATCGAACTGGAAGACCCCTACGAGAACATGGGCGCCCAGCTCTTCAAGGAAGCGGCGATCAAGACCAACGACATCGCCGGCGACGGCACCACCACCGCCACCGTTCTGGCCCAGCACATGGTGCACGAGGGTCTGAAGAACGTGGCCGCCGGCGCCAACCCGATGCTGCTGAAGCAGGGCATCGAGATCGGCACCCAGGCCCTGGCCAACAAGATCCGCAGCATGGCTATCTCCATCGACAGCCACGACGAAATCGCCTCGGTGGCCTCCATCTCGGCCCAGGACCCGGAGATCGGCAAGCTGATCGCCACGGTCATGGACAAGGTCGGCAACAATGGCGTCGTCACCGTGGAAGAGTCGAAGCTGCTGGAGTTCGAGACGGAGTACGTCGAAGGTATGCAGTTCGACCGCGGCTACATCAGCCCCTACTTCGTCACCGACGCCGAGCACATGGAAGCGGTCATCGAGGATGCCTACATTCTCATCCACGACAAGAAGATCAGCAGCGCCCAGGACATCATCCCCGTGCTGGAGAAGCTGGTGCAGATCGGCCGCAAGAATCTGGTCATCATCGCCGAGGACGTGGACGGCGAAGCGCTGGCGACGCTGGTGCTCAACAAGCTGCGCGGCATGATCAACGCCCTGGCCATCAAGGCCCCCGGCTTTGGCGACCGCCGCAAGGCCATGCTCCACGACATCGCCACCCTGACCGGCGGCCAGTTGATCACCGAAGAGATGGGCCGCAAGCTGGAGAGCGTTCAGATCGGCGATCTGGGTCGCGCCGGCAAGGTTGTCAGCTCCAAGGATGACACCACCATCGTTGACGGCAAGGGCGATGAGAAGCAGATCGCCGGCCGCGTCGAGCAGATCAAGGTCGAGATCAACAACAGCACCTCCGACTATGACAAGGAGAAGCTGCAAGAGCGCCTGGCCAAGCTGTCCGGCGGCGTAGCGATTATCCGCGTGGGCGCGGCGACCGAGGTCGAGCTGAAGGAAAAGAAACACCGGGTCGAGGACGCGCTGAGCGCGACGCGTGCCGCCGTGGAAGAGGGTATCGTGCCCGGTGGCGGTGTTGCGCTGCTCAATGCGCTGCCGGCCCTGGACGACGTGAAGACCCCCGCGGGCGACATCACCACCGGCGTCAACATCCTGCGCGTGGCTCTCGAAGCGCCGATGCGCAAGATCGCCGAGAACGCCGGCATGAACGGCGACGTCATCATCCAGAACGTCCGCCGCCTGCAAGAAGAGAAGGGCGACCCGCAACTGGGCTACAACGTGATGACCGGCGAATACCTGAACATGGTCAAGGCCGGCATCATCGACCCGGCCAAGGTAACCCGCGGCGCGCTGGAGAACGCGGCCAGCATCGCGGCCATGATCCTGACCACCGAAGCCCTGATCACCGACCTGCCCGAAGACAAGAAGTCCCCGTCCATGCCGCCCGGTGGTGGTATGGGGGATATGGACTTTTAG
- a CDS encoding glycosyltransferase has product MKVSIIATVKNEGEALRPLLDSIIDQTRPPDEVVICDGGSTDHTPAVLDEYRQWLPLQVISAPNSNISQGRNRAIAATTGDIIAGTDAGVILAPTWLEDLAAPFADPAVQVVSGWFEADPYTDFEVVMGATVLPARADIDPATFLPSSRSVAFRKSAWAAVGGYPEWLEHGEDLVFDRALRERYGPFAFAPDAVAYFRPRSSLRSFYRQYYAYARGDGKANLWPKRHAVRYATYLLALPLLLRWAWRERWLGWALLACGVGTYSRRPAERLWANTWGWRPPARARAFALIPVIRLVGDVAKMLGYPVGVLWRLRNGPPAADR; this is encoded by the coding sequence ATGAAGGTATCGATTATCGCCACCGTCAAAAACGAAGGGGAGGCGCTGCGGCCGTTGCTCGATTCGATCATCGATCAGACCCGCCCGCCCGACGAGGTTGTCATCTGCGACGGCGGATCGACCGACCACACGCCGGCCGTGCTGGACGAATATCGCCAGTGGTTGCCGTTACAGGTCATCTCGGCCCCCAATAGCAACATCAGCCAGGGACGCAACCGGGCCATCGCCGCCACCACGGGCGACATCATCGCCGGGACGGATGCCGGCGTCATCCTCGCCCCCACCTGGTTGGAAGACCTGGCCGCGCCTTTCGCCGACCCGGCAGTGCAGGTCGTTAGCGGCTGGTTCGAGGCCGACCCCTACACCGATTTCGAAGTCGTCATGGGCGCGACGGTGTTGCCGGCCCGCGCCGACATCGATCCGGCCACGTTTCTGCCGTCCAGCCGGTCGGTGGCCTTTCGCAAGAGCGCCTGGGCCGCGGTGGGCGGCTATCCGGAGTGGCTGGAGCATGGCGAGGATTTGGTCTTCGACCGGGCACTGCGCGAGCGGTACGGCCCGTTTGCCTTCGCGCCTGACGCCGTGGCCTACTTTCGGCCGCGCTCCTCGTTGCGCTCCTTCTATCGCCAGTATTACGCCTACGCTCGCGGCGACGGCAAAGCCAATCTGTGGCCCAAACGCCACGCCGTGCGCTACGCCACGTATCTGCTGGCCCTGCCTCTCCTGCTGCGCTGGGCGTGGCGCGAGCGGTGGCTGGGCTGGGCTTTGCTGGCCTGCGGCGTGGGCACTTATTCGCGCCGCCCGGCCGAGCGCTTGTGGGCCAATACCTGGGGCTGGCGACCACCGGCCCGCGCCCGTGCCTTTGCCCTCATCCCCGTCATTCGCCTCGTGGGCGACGTCGCCAAGATGTTGGGCTATCCGGTTGGGGTACTGTGGCGGCTGCGCAATGGCCCGCCGGCGGCCGATCGCTGA
- the groES gene encoding co-chaperone GroES has translation MAMNLKPLGDRLVVEPRERESMTASGLVLPETAKEKPQEGEVIAVGPGRRDDDGKRIDMDVKVGDIVLYAKYGGTEVKIDDKKLLILKESDVLAIVG, from the coding sequence ATGGCTATGAATCTCAAGCCGCTTGGTGACCGCCTGGTTGTGGAACCACGCGAGCGCGAATCGATGACCGCGTCCGGCCTCGTCTTGCCGGAAACGGCCAAAGAGAAGCCGCAGGAAGGCGAAGTGATCGCCGTCGGCCCCGGCCGCCGCGACGATGACGGCAAGCGCATCGACATGGACGTAAAAGTCGGCGACATCGTGCTCTATGCCAAGTATGGCGGCACGGAAGTCAAGATCGATGACAAGAAGCTCTTAATTCTCAAGGAATCCGACGTTCTGGCGATCGTTGGCTAA
- a CDS encoding HD domain-containing protein, translating into MIAAEQLLELLMHGNQLKRTARTGWAQRGVAAPEDVAAHSFGVIYTALLLLELAADPTLDRGAVLAMATLHDLPEGLTTDIPVPAWRFLPVGAKETAERQALAEIVGDAAFGPQWVAWWEEYRRNETAAAQLVHDADKLDQYLQAYIYERHTGNRQLAEFWRVAPRFHLAPAQAVYDELRRARAALMTAA; encoded by the coding sequence ATGATAGCCGCCGAGCAACTCCTGGAACTACTCATGCACGGCAATCAACTCAAGCGGACGGCGCGCACCGGCTGGGCTCAGCGCGGCGTGGCCGCCCCCGAGGACGTGGCCGCCCACAGCTTCGGCGTCATCTACACGGCCCTGCTGCTGCTGGAATTGGCCGCCGACCCGACGCTCGATCGCGGCGCGGTGCTGGCGATGGCGACGCTCCACGACCTGCCCGAGGGGCTGACGACCGACATCCCCGTGCCCGCCTGGCGCTTTTTGCCGGTCGGGGCCAAGGAGACGGCCGAGCGGCAGGCGTTGGCCGAAATCGTCGGCGACGCCGCCTTCGGGCCGCAATGGGTGGCCTGGTGGGAGGAGTACCGCCGCAACGAGACGGCCGCGGCCCAACTGGTGCATGATGCCGACAAGCTCGATCAATACCTGCAAGCCTACATCTATGAGCGGCACACCGGCAACCGCCAACTGGCCGAGTTCTGGCGGGTGGCCCCGCGCTTCCATCTGGCCCCGGCCCAGGCCGTCTATGACGAATTGCGCCGGGCGCGCGCCGCGTTGATGACCGCCGCCTGA
- a CDS encoding LysM peptidoglycan-binding domain-containing protein: MSYRRLLPPFLLAALALMALAWPFHVAAQTPAQTLQPTPTLAAPGAPPTTPASGPTATPGATAPAGPTPDPAAPPIPRVHVVQDGENLTIIATNFGVTVDEILAVNNLANGDLLQVGQELIIPGGSGEAIATAYTITPGDTPAGVAAGFNTTLADVIATNRLITADPPLIVGQALSVISRNGSATSRPATGRPYLVAAGDTLLQVAARFGLTPEAVAAANDLAPQTYLFAGQRLRIPDETAVYRHLPEGWLDLRLNAAATAQGETLAVYVANLLPGTPAGRLGDQPLQFAPSGDGYVAFTGIDAFAEPGLYDLEISGGDERGLWAPLRARLRVAETAYDTQYVEVGEALDGLLDPAVRATEDEFLRTIYDQFTAEQRWTGVFTTPLTTTVVSAAYGGRRSYNGGPIEIYHTGIDYAAAEGTTVLAPAAGTVVFSDTTELRGNVIIIDHGLGVMTGYYHLLESLVTVGQTVTAGQPIARVGSTGLSSGSHLHWDVRILNTPVDPARWTQTVFP; the protein is encoded by the coding sequence ATGAGCTATCGACGATTACTCCCGCCCTTCCTGCTGGCCGCGCTGGCCCTGATGGCGCTGGCCTGGCCGTTTCATGTGGCGGCGCAGACGCCGGCGCAGACGTTGCAGCCCACGCCCACGCTGGCCGCCCCCGGCGCGCCGCCCACAACGCCCGCATCCGGCCCGACGGCCACGCCCGGCGCGACGGCCCCAGCCGGCCCCACGCCCGACCCGGCCGCGCCGCCCATTCCGCGCGTCCACGTCGTGCAGGACGGCGAGAACCTGACCATCATCGCCACCAACTTCGGCGTGACGGTCGATGAAATCCTGGCCGTCAACAATCTGGCGAACGGCGACCTGTTGCAGGTCGGCCAGGAGCTAATCATCCCCGGCGGCAGCGGCGAGGCCATCGCTACGGCCTACACCATCACCCCCGGCGACACCCCGGCCGGCGTGGCCGCCGGCTTCAACACGACATTGGCCGACGTCATCGCCACCAATCGCCTGATTACGGCCGACCCGCCGCTGATCGTCGGCCAGGCGCTATCGGTCATCAGCCGCAACGGTTCCGCGACTAGCCGTCCGGCAACGGGCCGGCCGTACCTGGTCGCCGCGGGCGATACGCTGCTCCAGGTGGCCGCCCGCTTTGGTCTGACGCCCGAGGCAGTGGCCGCGGCCAACGACCTGGCCCCCCAGACCTACCTGTTCGCCGGGCAACGGCTGCGCATCCCCGACGAGACGGCCGTCTATCGCCACTTGCCGGAGGGCTGGCTTGACCTGCGCCTCAACGCGGCGGCCACGGCCCAGGGCGAAACGCTGGCCGTCTACGTCGCCAACCTGCTGCCGGGCACGCCCGCCGGCCGTCTGGGCGACCAGCCGCTGCAATTCGCGCCCAGCGGCGACGGCTACGTGGCCTTCACCGGCATCGACGCTTTCGCCGAACCGGGCCTGTATGATCTGGAGATCAGCGGCGGCGATGAGCGCGGGCTGTGGGCGCCGCTGCGCGCCCGGCTGCGCGTGGCCGAGACGGCCTACGATACGCAATACGTCGAGGTCGGCGAAGCGCTCGATGGGCTGCTCGACCCGGCCGTGCGGGCCACCGAAGATGAGTTTCTGCGCACCATCTACGATCAATTCACCGCTGAGCAGCGCTGGACGGGCGTTTTCACCACGCCACTGACCACCACGGTCGTCTCGGCCGCCTATGGTGGGCGGCGCTCCTATAACGGCGGGCCGATTGAGATCTACCACACGGGCATCGATTACGCCGCGGCTGAGGGCACAACGGTCCTGGCGCCGGCCGCCGGCACGGTCGTCTTCAGTGATACGACCGAGTTGCGCGGCAATGTCATCATCATCGACCACGGCCTGGGCGTGATGACCGGCTATTACCATTTGCTCGAATCGTTGGTGACGGTGGGTCAGACGGTGACGGCCGGCCAGCCCATCGCACGAGTCGGTTCGACCGGCCTTTCCAGCGGCTCCCACCTGCATTGGGACGTGCGCATCCTGAATACGCCCGTCGATCCGGCGCGCTGGACGCAGACGGTGTTTCCTTAA